agataATGTAAAGTACATAATAATGTAGAAACTAACAAATAGCCCAGTTTTATATTTGttctaaataaaatttagaCCATGAAACAGCATATGTTAAAAATTTAGTTAAAAAATAGttggaatataaaaaataagaattGTTTACTATTCTTCTTGCCTGCATATAAAATACAATAACAGTAAGTTAAAAATTGCGTATGTATATAcatgtaattaaaaaaaatttatactaTGCTTGCTCATGCTGTAATCtgctatattatttttattttctttactaGTAAACGTGTATATTCAACTATATTTGAAATCCTTAATCAGATTCACATTTGAGTTACAACTTAATCTTCACTTTAATAATACTAAATTAATACACAATCTCACTTAAAGACTCTGTTTCATTGGAGATTGAAATAATTATACTATCTCGTACCGCAATATAACTTAATAATTAAGATATGCAAAGAGAAGTGTTCGTTGCATCCAGAAGGTCAACCTGATATATCATGCATATAAAATCCCTTTTCTTCTTAAAGGCTTCGCTGAATAGAGTCAAAAGTATTCCCAAACAAAATTTGATCCACGATGACGTGTTCAgttttcagattttttaaatgaaaatccaagttgtgaaaaaaaaatacaaaatctacACTTGTGAAACTTGTCATaaattgtttttctttataGTATACTACCGAACGGTTCACCGTTGCACGAATTTGATTTAGGGTTACTCTCGACTAATTACACATATCTTTTACATAAACTGATCGATTGGCATTTAATGTCTACTACAACAGAACGGAACACACGATCCACTCGTAAAAATTGTTTGTAGATAAGAAGTGCAGACATGAAATCTACGTCTGTTCCTCTTCGATTACAGGTTTTTCGAACGATGTTTTCGGGGAGTTCGTTAAAAGAtcgttgttgactgtttcaggttcTTCAGACGACGTTTTCGGGAAGTTCGTTAAAAGATCGTCGATGACTTTGCACACGTTTTCGTACACGGTTATCGCTTCGTACTCCCCATCGATGACCACCAAAAGTTCCTTGTAATACTTAACTATCGGTCGATTCCTTCTATGGAATTTCTTGAGTTCCGTCTTAATGAAACCGAAATTTATAACTGGTCTTTCCGTGGTCGTGATACTTCTAGCATTTATTCGATCGCTCAGGACGGAATTTCGTGCTTTGAGAAATAAAACAAGATCCGGTGGTCGTACTTCCCTGTCGAACACTTGGCACTGACTCTTGTGCCTTGGAAACCCAGACACGATGACACCTTTCGCGTCCAGATTGTTCAGAATTTTCTTCGTGATCAGTTCGATCAGTATATCTGTTGGCACCAGATGCCCCTCCGACATCATATGCGCCAACACAAATGCCCTTTCTGTTCGCTTAATCACTTCCTGTCGAATAATTTCGCTGCTTATTATCTCGAGGAAGTCATACTTCTTCGCCACCTTGGTGCACAGCGTTCCTGGAATGATCAACAGAGTCACAAAGTGATATATCAAACAGAAGTAGGCAATATTTTTCGCTCATACTtgcttttaataaaaaattcaaaattaaatgtcTTCAACCACGATATTTaatcaaaaataaattcttttaaaatataaagccatttaatataattattgataTGCTGTTTTATAAATATGAAACGAGGATTCAACTTTTGCGTAGACACTTTTTCGATAATTTGTTCTGAAAATACTTTACGAAAAAGAAAAGTCTGAATTTTTGTGTAGACGGAAAAATATATTTGTGTTACCTATTAGAGtaagaaatgaaaataattgcttCATAATATTATGCTTGTAATCaaatagaaaaaatttcaaaggctatgggaatatttaaatttaaaaaacttacttacaaaaatattgatgatcaatgattatgcatttgcagaatattatcctCGTACAGATTTTTAAGTTTGGAAACAACATTTAATGACACGTATGCAATTGAGAAATTCGTAAACAGAAAACTATCTGATATTTGAAAATATACATTTTCTTAATAAGGATTTCGAAGAAGAAAAGATTAAATTAACAAGTGCCAGAAAATTGAGCAAAAGGAAAAGCAGAAAGATAGGAAGAATATAGCGTCAATAGGTTAAGCGATAAACGACCAAACAGATATATGACAAATTATACAAAGTATTGATAAATTGTGTAACTTTTTCCGACTCCCGGTCCTCCAATTACGAAGATGATTGGCAGACCAGATTCCCTAATCGGCGTGGTGTCGATATTAAAGGAGTTCCTTGGAATGGAATCAAGCACAGGGTCGTAAGGTTTTATGCAATTGCCCATCGAACCGACAGTTTTGGGATCTCCTTTTAGTCTTAGAACCCCAATTCTCGTCTGCCGACAGAAACAAAATACATTTAACTGCGTACCTGTTACGTAATACCGAGGTTTCTGTTCAAGTATTTACTTCCCGAAGCCACGTTTCGTTCATCGTGAAGTACCATTGTAATCGGTGGAAAAGCTATATAAATCGTAAACGCAATCGATATTTGTTTTCTCGTATtagtttctttctttctcgacATTTGCCACGCTGTAATTACTATTTAAACGCTACAAGCCGATAAAATCACAGATAAACAATAGCAAGTTCGTGTCGAAAGGGAAAATTCAGACATGACGTTAACGTGCGAATTTTAATGACTAATTTTTTGAAATGTTAATAATTGTGCttcaatttgaaaaataaatatttagattGGAAGCATTATGTTTCTTATTACATTGTACTTCTCTGGTACATTGATACAATGATGGTTGTGACACCGTTGATTTGCACCTTAAGaatttaaatgtaaaataaatttataaaggaaattaaattatttttatcaatgGGTTAGGGGAGAAAAAGGTATGTAACCgccttaccattttcgtgtcacatgCGATGTTACCAACTCAGAAAAGAATAAGTCCGTAGCGCTAaacgaaatataaataaatatatgtgtaattctataataaaattaatatgatAGTAAAGATGATTGTTATAATAGTACATGAAAACGTTTTATATATAACTTATTTCCATTTAGCTTATGGTCTTTGTAGTGGAATTCCTTCCTCACCGATCACCGATAGCCATGCTCACAATTctaacagacgaggtatacaagtagacctTTCACATTATAGACTTTCGTGGCCAAatttgactgccataccgacctgaaaatgcggaggtgattttagcgtcctcttctcttgGATGGCGATcaattgagaaactattcactgaatcagtattgataggcaaacagctgtagtgtttgcgttaatacatgtgagttgactatggaagggattgaaattcatttctgaatctgttggtaacgttgtgaatgacacgaaaatggaaacggggtttcgagaccccataaaaatgagccgaaaaaatacattgggtgaaagatctactcgtatacctcgtccttaacaatactctagaatctgtgaccaacgatcgttggtcgaagaagaaacaaacgaaagtgcaaccaatgaaagacgcacaaccaacgaagagagttgaaagagttttcaaaagaatttgtcttcaaataaaaataacctgcctaacataatgtctaaccaaacacctgcctaactataaatctaaattcgtttattatatcaagaaacaattctaaattcgcagccattagctcggtgtcacccacgaagaataacttttctatcgtgggtgacaccgattaccaggtctcaccacgtggaggttgctgcgagtggagacccgaagggagatagatggaatccaagttccatcgatcttccttttacatccttagaaactagattagtcttgccaagcaattattttgtttaaaaagggatgaagctaaattgttggagacgcgacgcgacgcgatgctgaaccgtgcagcagatcttcggatcgaatcaacactacccttggtagattgatttctatttctagaaatcgatctatcattggcaggtgaCTAGATCTTTCAGACAAACTGAGCGGTCGATCACatatttcgttcgacgaaacagtggtgaccgaagcaagaaacgagataacgagtcgagagaagctacttgttaaataattacttggcatacgcagatacactagagacttaaaattaacgtcgaagctcaagtctagtcaagttgaatctaaaattcggacgatagaaggaaacaaagttccttggatgttagttgtaccaagcaattatgtggttaaaaagagggatgaagctaaatcgtgggatacgcgacgcgacgcgacgctgaaccgtgcagcggatccgaggatcgaacctactgcccttgctaactcgatctcaacaagaaaacagagaactgcaactccgaatcgaggtctccatttctccaacgcaacccgccgggagcccgaaggacccgacttaggttgtctgacaaagagagagtacctgaaacggtgtcgacttccgctggaaggtatgcgtttccgcagaatacggaaactccacaccttccagcgaagtgccgttttccctcaatcaagcttaccaagggaaggcgattagatctttcggaccagatgcacggccgatcacatgtttcaatcgatgaaacagtggtgaccgaagcaagaaacgagataacgagtcgagggaagctacttgttaaataattgcttggtagtacgcggaaatatgtacaataaagaaatcttcgacgttaattttaagattcgcgacgaagcttaaatctaatcgacttagaattaaatgtccctcggcggttgtggtgtTTTccttcgatgtccctgcgaataatctgaaactaaaattgatacccatattagtgacatatgaaaggaaatttattaaacaccatgcaaactagacaaagcgatggaataatttgttgTGCTGATGTACCGAAGAGTGTGAATCTATAAGAGTTTCGATgttagacctacctaaggaaatgtacaaaatttacatgatagaaacaaaatattctacctatactttcGTAACGAGAGATAACAATTCATGGAATAATgacgaagtaaaatagcaaacgattacaaaaattatcCGGAGAACCATACAAacgaagacgaacagaaacaaagattgaacagaattgaaaatccaacgatgaaatcgaaGAGTGAATATATccaagaattaaataaaatatcttagcgagatagaacaaaaataaaaacctTATTCTAATTACTAACATCAAAGTTCATAAAACaatatggaaacaaaaatggtatatgATTCGACACAACCATGCCAATTCAAAAACTAAGACagtagtagaaatagaggaagAAAACATAGTAATCAGATGAAACCGGACTGTCAAACAACATTGAATTAtcaccaaacaaataaaataatctggtcagttttgtgataataatataaataagtaaagtgggcttactacttgttgagcattagttaccattaccaaggaagcaccaaaggtccagctgtaacacaaaaaacgattcgtaatttagcaaaagcgatggacagttccataacgttcaattggtatcaaactacaaaatagaagtggggagaacaattttaaatagttcttaccagtggtcatcacggtccggcactggtcagtagtggtcagtagtcggatctgcactggtcagcactggtcagtagtggtcagttctggtcagctctggtcagtcctggtcagtcctggtcactcctggtccccagtggtcagcgctccacgaatggcctgacttcggcccgcgagacccggttcccctggatgctccaggggtactgaagaatttgtccagcggtagtcttcgagtggggaagtcgaagagtggggagacagtgtcaacgtgaagagttaagaaccgcttggtctagagaacaatactatttcgattggtcccacctcttgaccatttctggatcttcactggaccgctgaccttgatgtcaatcttactgttgaccaccagtgaccataagctagtcattgttgatcatcgacccattaaaactattacgaagattaaagctttCTTACGAGGACCCCCTTACAATTtaatgcatgatctttttaacattttgttccactttggaagagtatatctcatgttataagacactcgtggtacagcgatagcattcatcccactaacgataggtctattctttacctcgtttatgtgtaataaGTATACATGGGTATATGCACATGCGAGTTGACTATGGGCAagcgattgaaattcatttctaaatctgttggtaatgttgcgagtggcacgaaaatggtaatggggctccagagccccagaaaaatggtccgaaaaaatacattgggtgaaaggtctactcgtatatctgGTCTGTGGTGGTACAGAATTGATCAGATACCCAATGGAAGTTTCTGTTTTACAAACTGAAGTACCGATATTGTGAGGCTGGTTTTTTAGCGCACTCTATGCTTCAGAAGATCAACTTTAGTAACTATACACGTACCAAAGACTGGAAACGTAGAAAACTCGTTCCTATACCACATTCGTGATTCCATTTCCCATTTTCAACAACCATtctgattaaaatattgataattttcttttcatttcaactgtcaattttaaaataaatgtttatttcaaACTAACGTAACTCCATTGAAGTTCAATattcgtattaaaaataatttccatCGAAAACTAAATATAGAACACATGTTTGCACAACGTTTTTTAAATCTTTTAGTGTGTAGATTCATCCCCTGCAGTACAGCTACGTATTTACGAATCATTTGAAGGAGGAAGTCTTCTCTGTGATCATTTTTGTCGTTGAACTCGATTATTGCCCCTTCGGGGATAGAACCCGAAAGGTTCTGGGGTCAGTCGCGTTGCCTCTTAATAAGTCTGATCGAAGAGGGAGATTATCGACGTCCCAGTAACGGGTTCCCCATATCTCACAGCATCCTGACACGAGCCACGAAAGCGTCGACACGACTTAGGACGCCTGACACCAGAGAGGGATCCCGAGTCGGTGACTTCCGCAGACAGGTGCACGTTCCCACGCATCTCTCTGCAACG
The sequence above is a segment of the Colletes latitarsis isolate SP2378_abdomen chromosome 6, iyColLati1, whole genome shotgun sequence genome. Coding sequences within it:
- the LOC143342827 gene encoding adenylate kinase isoenzyme 1, whose protein sequence is MNETWLRETRIGVLRLKGDPKTVGSMGNCIKPYDPVLDSIPRNSFNIDTTPIRESGLPIIFVIGGPGVGKRTLCTKVAKKYDFLEIISSEIIRQEVIKRTERAFVLAHMMSEGHLVPTDILIELITKKILNNLDAKGVIVSGFPRHKSQCQVFDREVRPPDLVLFLKARNSVLSDRINARSITTTERPVINFGFIKTELKKFHRRNRPIVKYYKELLVVIDGEYEAITVYENVCKVIDDLLTNFPKTSSEEPETVNNDLLTNSPKTSFEKPVIEEEQT